A genome region from Schlesneria paludicola DSM 18645 includes the following:
- a CDS encoding GntR family transcriptional regulator: protein MQIHISTNDGVAIYLQVVNQIKFLIASGRLAAGDELPPIRTLAAQLVINPNTVARAYRELETAGLVEKRRTAGTYVSEQGSPLARRERLKFLSERIDALLAEASHLNVDLDELQKLVAQRHTILQSTNHSASD from the coding sequence ATGCAAATCCACATCTCTACAAATGACGGCGTTGCGATCTATCTTCAGGTCGTGAACCAGATCAAATTTCTGATTGCGTCGGGCCGTCTTGCCGCAGGAGACGAACTGCCGCCAATCCGCACTCTTGCCGCGCAATTGGTCATTAACCCGAACACGGTGGCCCGAGCCTACCGCGAACTTGAGACCGCGGGCCTTGTCGAGAAACGGCGGACGGCGGGAACCTATGTTTCTGAGCAGGGATCTCCGCTTGCTCGTCGCGAACGTTTGAAGTTTCTCTCCGAACGCATCGACGCACTGCTGGCCGAAGCCAGCCACTTGAATGTTGATCTGGACGAACTGCAGAAGCTGGTCGCGCAGCGTCACACGATTCTGCAATCCACGAATCACTCTGCGTCAGATTGA
- a CDS encoding NUDIX domain-containing protein produces the protein MLQVKSCGVIIFRQTPELSFLLMKHSHRYDLPKGHTEEGETEIETALREMWEETGIPREEVQLDPDFRYEEKYFPVEPRFGNERVEKTLVIFLGWIKQNFPIAVTEHAGHEWKRWHPPHEIQRFTINPLLAALLKHFETHTLPRV, from the coding sequence ATGCTTCAGGTCAAATCATGCGGCGTCATCATTTTCCGTCAGACGCCGGAACTGTCATTTCTGCTCATGAAGCATTCGCACCGGTACGACCTGCCGAAGGGCCATACGGAAGAGGGCGAAACCGAAATCGAAACCGCGCTGCGAGAAATGTGGGAAGAAACCGGAATTCCGCGGGAAGAAGTGCAGCTCGATCCCGACTTCCGCTACGAAGAAAAGTACTTCCCCGTTGAGCCTCGTTTTGGCAACGAACGCGTCGAGAAGACGTTGGTGATCTTCCTGGGTTGGATCAAGCAGAATTTCCCGATTGCCGTGACGGAACATGCCGGCCACGAATGGAAACGCTGGCACCCCCCTCACGAAATTCAGCGATTTACGATCAACCCGCTACTGGCCGCGCTGCTCAAGCATTTCGAGACGCATACGCTTCCCCGGGTCTGA
- the mutY gene encoding A/G-specific adenine glycosylase, protein MDSADYALFRRQLMAWYSVRARDLPWRRTADAYRIWISEIMLQQTTVAAVIPYFERFLTRFPSVEDLAAAEEADVLRLWEGLGYYSRARNLRRAAQVIVEQYAGRFPADVAELQSLPGIGRYTAGAIASFAFDLRAPIVEANTLRLYCRLLGYEGDPRAREGSELLWQFAEAILPRKNPGLLNQALMELGATVCIPRNPQCDTCPVQRYCAAFRENRQESIPRPKTRTKITDITEVSIAIQQGPQFLLRRRTEKERWAGLWDFVRFEIDPGDPSNLIDFMVETVRTKTGLSIELGPQIVELKHGVTRYRITLRCFVAHRVKGRLLAREEWKWVAPESFHEFPLSVTAREFAVRLTP, encoded by the coding sequence ATGGATTCTGCAGATTATGCGTTATTTCGTCGCCAGCTCATGGCTTGGTATTCTGTGCGGGCACGTGATCTTCCCTGGCGACGAACGGCCGATGCGTATCGAATCTGGATCAGCGAAATCATGCTGCAGCAGACGACCGTGGCGGCGGTGATTCCCTACTTCGAACGGTTTTTGACGCGATTCCCCTCGGTCGAGGATCTGGCCGCAGCGGAAGAGGCAGACGTCCTTCGATTGTGGGAAGGTCTGGGCTACTACAGCAGGGCTCGAAATCTTCGTCGGGCCGCTCAGGTCATTGTCGAGCAATATGCCGGCCGGTTTCCCGCGGACGTTGCCGAACTGCAATCGTTGCCCGGTATCGGCCGGTACACGGCGGGGGCCATCGCCTCGTTCGCGTTCGACTTGCGGGCACCAATTGTCGAGGCCAATACCCTGCGCCTGTATTGTCGGTTGTTGGGGTATGAGGGAGATCCGCGAGCGCGCGAGGGAAGTGAACTCCTCTGGCAGTTCGCCGAGGCAATTCTGCCTCGCAAAAATCCTGGGTTATTGAATCAGGCGTTGATGGAACTCGGCGCGACGGTTTGCATTCCTCGAAACCCGCAGTGTGATACTTGCCCGGTCCAGCGTTATTGCGCTGCGTTTCGCGAGAACCGTCAAGAGTCAATTCCTCGCCCCAAGACACGAACCAAGATCACGGACATCACCGAAGTCTCGATTGCCATTCAGCAAGGGCCACAGTTTCTGCTGAGGCGGCGGACGGAAAAAGAGCGCTGGGCGGGCTTGTGGGACTTTGTTCGCTTTGAGATTGATCCAGGAGATCCGTCGAATCTCATTGACTTCATGGTGGAAACGGTACGCACAAAGACAGGGCTGTCGATTGAACTCGGACCTCAGATCGTTGAGCTGAAGCACGGAGTGACGCGATACCGGATCACTCTTCGATGCTTCGTTGCCCATCGCGTGAAGGGGCGTCTTTTGGCACGCGAGGAATGGAAATGGGTCGCTCCAGAATCCTTCCACGAGTTCCCGTTGTCAGTGACTGCACGTGAGTTTGCGGTGCGATTGACGCCGTGA
- a CDS encoding ABC transporter ATP-binding protein produces the protein MSEPNLSDSAAVIELTGVSRHFGQTIALNRVNLTVPRGGVFGLIGGNGAGKTTLIKHILGMLTPREGTVRVFGLDPVQHPVETLGRIGYLSEDRDLPDWMRVGELIRYTQAFYPTWDETYAEELRQAFELDVNSRVKSLSRGQRARAGLLISLAYRPDLLVLDEPSSGLDPVVRRDILSAIIRTIADEGRTVLFSSHLLDEVERVADHVAMIHQGQIILSATMDDMKEQHRRLTLRFAHPVETAPILAGALTSSGRGHEWTYICSGERSDLMVAASSLGASVIEDATMSLDEIFVARVLNRRNATTSEMQTSQRH, from the coding sequence ATGTCTGAGCCCAACCTCAGTGACAGTGCCGCCGTGATCGAACTGACCGGTGTGAGCCGACATTTCGGCCAGACGATCGCGCTGAACCGGGTCAATCTGACCGTTCCTCGCGGTGGCGTCTTTGGTCTGATTGGCGGGAACGGCGCCGGAAAGACAACCCTGATCAAGCACATCCTGGGAATGTTAACGCCGCGAGAGGGAACCGTCCGCGTGTTCGGGCTCGATCCCGTACAGCATCCCGTCGAAACATTGGGGCGCATCGGCTACCTGTCCGAAGACCGTGATCTGCCAGATTGGATGCGGGTCGGTGAACTGATTCGCTATACGCAGGCGTTCTATCCCACATGGGACGAGACCTATGCCGAAGAACTGCGTCAAGCTTTTGAACTCGACGTGAACAGCCGCGTCAAAAGCCTCTCTCGCGGTCAACGGGCTCGCGCAGGACTGCTGATTTCCCTCGCGTATCGCCCTGACTTGCTGGTGCTCGACGAACCGTCGTCGGGCCTGGATCCCGTGGTGCGTCGTGACATCTTGAGCGCCATCATTCGCACAATTGCTGACGAAGGGCGAACTGTTCTGTTTTCATCGCATCTGCTCGACGAAGTGGAACGTGTCGCCGACCATGTTGCGATGATTCATCAAGGGCAGATCATCCTTTCCGCCACCATGGACGACATGAAAGAACAACATCGCCGATTGACGTTGAGGTTTGCGCACCCTGTCGAAACGGCTCCCATCCTGGCCGGCGCACTGACGTCATCAGGACGAGGTCATGAATGGACGTATATCTGTAGCGGAGAACGTTCGGATCTCATGGTCGCGGCGTCATCATTGGGCGCGTCCGTCATTGAAGACGCCACAATGTCACTCGACGAGATCTTTGTCGCGCGCGTTCTCAATCGACGAAATGCAACGACGTCAGAAATGCAGACATCGCAACGACACTGA
- the metH gene encoding methionine synthase has protein sequence MPIRSVADFEQLLSERILVLDGAMGTMIQRYSPTEADYRGERFAKHPIDLKNAGDVLVLTQPQMIGEIHRLYLAAGADIIETDSFNANIISLEEFGLAEYTREINVVAARVARAACDEFTASNPKKPRFVAGSIGPTKVLLSFNADKPGYRPVTFDQMVASYAVQIRGLVEGGVDLLLPETSFDTLNMKACLFAIEDVFAELGVRLPVMVSGTIFNGGRTLTGQSVESFWTSVSHAPMLTIGLNCALGPKQMRQYVETLANLAPKYISCYPNAGMPDGFGGFDSNPAEVAANLREFAQNGWVNIVGGCCGTNPDYIKAIAEAVEGVSPRKCPEIAATSSYCGKERIDLRPSSNFLMIGERTNVTGSRKFARLIKEGKFDEALAVAREQVEGGANMIDVNMDEGLLDSQVAMTTFVNLISDDPDVNKVPVMVDSSKFSVIEAGLKCLDGKGVVNSISMKEGEATFLAQARRIRRYGAAVVVMAFDEQGQAATCDDKVRICKRAYDLLTKEAGFPPTDIIFDANILTVGTGMEEHSNYAVEFIEAIRRIKVECPGAKTSGGVSNVSFSFRGNDVVREAMNAAFLFHAISAGLDMGIVNAGQLEVYEEIDKELLVYIEDVLLNRRPDATERLIAFSEKFKGGGKEVAKDVVEEWRNGPVEDRLKHALLKGITDHIDADTEEARLMYGKPLEVIQGPLMDGMNVVGELFGAGKMFLPQVVKSARVMKKAVAYLEPFMEAERLRAQADSTAQAVARDESRGRGRVVLATVKGDVHDIGKNIVGVVLRCNSFDVVDLGVMVSCDKILEAARESKADVIGLSGLITPSLDEMVHVAKEMQRLNFKVPLLIGGATTSAKHTAVKIAQHYQEPVVHVVDASLSVPAVENLLDTERRAEFIQKNKAGQERDRSNYDAMQANRKLVPYTEALARRFQTDWKSVRIDKPAFLGTRVLEDFPLSELVPYIDWSPFFMTWELRGKYPKIFKDPVVGEQAQKVFDDAQELLTRIVNEKLLKANAIYGFWRASTDGDDIIVQHNPDATSGASDLRFSMLRQQWERPGQADFRSLADYIAPTSSGREDHIGAFAVTTGIGCDELANKFQNELHDDYLSIMTKALADRLAEAFAEYLHHRARNDWGYGQEEGLSTNDLIEEKYRGIRPAHGYPACPDHTEKTKLFELLDVEKQIGIKLTESFAMHPAASVSGLYFAHPEARYFSVDKITKDQVEDYARRKQMPLDVLERWLSPNLGYDH, from the coding sequence ATGCCTATTCGCTCAGTCGCCGACTTCGAACAACTGCTCTCTGAACGAATCCTGGTGCTCGATGGCGCGATGGGGACGATGATTCAGCGGTATTCGCCAACGGAAGCCGACTATCGCGGCGAACGCTTTGCAAAGCATCCGATCGATTTGAAGAACGCGGGCGACGTCCTGGTCCTGACTCAGCCCCAGATGATTGGCGAGATCCACCGTCTGTACCTGGCCGCTGGCGCGGACATCATCGAAACCGACTCGTTCAATGCGAATATCATCTCGCTGGAAGAATTCGGACTGGCGGAATACACCCGCGAAATCAACGTCGTCGCCGCCCGAGTCGCCCGTGCGGCGTGTGACGAGTTCACCGCCTCAAACCCCAAGAAACCGCGGTTCGTTGCCGGCAGTATCGGGCCGACGAAGGTCTTGTTGTCGTTCAACGCCGACAAGCCTGGCTATCGACCAGTCACGTTCGACCAGATGGTGGCCTCCTATGCGGTTCAGATTCGTGGGCTGGTCGAAGGGGGCGTCGACCTGCTGCTGCCGGAAACTTCGTTCGACACGCTGAATATGAAAGCATGTCTGTTCGCGATCGAAGACGTTTTCGCCGAACTAGGGGTGCGGTTGCCGGTGATGGTCTCAGGGACGATCTTTAATGGCGGACGCACGCTGACAGGTCAGTCGGTCGAGTCGTTCTGGACCTCCGTTTCACATGCCCCGATGCTGACCATTGGGCTCAACTGCGCACTCGGCCCCAAGCAGATGCGACAGTACGTCGAAACACTGGCCAATCTGGCTCCGAAATACATTAGCTGCTACCCAAATGCGGGCATGCCCGATGGTTTTGGGGGGTTCGATTCGAATCCGGCGGAAGTTGCCGCGAACCTGCGCGAATTCGCTCAGAACGGTTGGGTCAATATCGTCGGCGGTTGCTGCGGGACCAACCCGGACTACATCAAAGCGATTGCGGAAGCCGTTGAAGGCGTCTCGCCACGGAAGTGCCCCGAGATCGCCGCCACGTCCTCGTATTGCGGAAAAGAGCGGATCGATCTTCGCCCGAGTTCGAACTTCCTCATGATTGGGGAACGCACGAACGTCACGGGTTCGCGCAAGTTCGCCCGTCTGATCAAAGAAGGAAAGTTTGACGAAGCGCTCGCCGTCGCCCGCGAACAGGTCGAAGGCGGCGCGAATATGATCGACGTCAACATGGACGAAGGACTGCTCGACAGTCAGGTCGCCATGACCACGTTCGTGAATCTGATCTCGGACGACCCGGACGTCAACAAAGTCCCGGTCATGGTCGATAGTTCCAAATTCAGTGTGATCGAGGCTGGCCTGAAGTGCCTGGACGGCAAAGGCGTCGTGAATTCGATCAGTATGAAAGAAGGGGAAGCAACATTCCTGGCGCAGGCCCGCCGCATTCGCCGCTATGGTGCCGCGGTTGTCGTAATGGCCTTCGATGAACAGGGGCAAGCCGCGACTTGCGACGACAAAGTCCGCATCTGCAAACGCGCGTATGACCTGTTGACCAAGGAAGCCGGATTCCCGCCGACCGATATTATTTTCGACGCCAATATCCTGACGGTTGGCACGGGGATGGAAGAACACTCGAACTACGCCGTCGAATTCATTGAAGCAATCCGCAGGATTAAGGTCGAATGCCCTGGTGCGAAGACTTCGGGCGGTGTCAGCAACGTTTCGTTCTCGTTCCGAGGGAATGACGTCGTCCGTGAAGCCATGAACGCGGCGTTCTTATTCCACGCCATTTCCGCGGGACTGGACATGGGGATCGTCAATGCGGGACAGCTCGAAGTCTATGAAGAAATTGACAAAGAGCTACTCGTTTACATCGAAGATGTGCTCCTCAACAGACGTCCCGACGCCACGGAACGACTGATCGCGTTTTCGGAAAAATTCAAAGGCGGCGGGAAAGAAGTTGCCAAAGATGTCGTCGAAGAATGGCGAAATGGTCCGGTCGAAGATCGCCTGAAGCATGCTCTGCTCAAAGGAATCACGGATCACATCGACGCAGATACCGAAGAAGCCCGTTTGATGTACGGCAAGCCGCTGGAAGTCATTCAAGGGCCGTTGATGGACGGCATGAATGTCGTCGGCGAACTTTTCGGGGCAGGGAAGATGTTCCTGCCGCAGGTCGTCAAGAGTGCCCGTGTGATGAAGAAAGCGGTGGCGTATCTCGAGCCGTTCATGGAAGCCGAACGCCTAAGAGCGCAGGCCGATTCCACGGCACAGGCCGTGGCACGTGACGAATCGCGAGGACGCGGACGTGTCGTCCTTGCCACGGTGAAAGGCGATGTGCACGATATTGGCAAGAACATCGTTGGCGTCGTGCTGCGCTGCAACAGCTTTGATGTCGTCGATCTGGGTGTGATGGTCTCGTGCGACAAGATTCTCGAGGCGGCACGTGAATCCAAGGCAGACGTCATCGGTCTCAGCGGGCTCATCACGCCGTCACTCGATGAAATGGTCCATGTCGCCAAAGAAATGCAGCGACTGAACTTCAAGGTTCCGCTGCTAATCGGCGGAGCCACAACCTCGGCCAAGCACACAGCCGTCAAGATTGCCCAGCACTATCAAGAGCCGGTCGTCCACGTCGTCGATGCGTCGCTGTCTGTTCCGGCCGTGGAAAACCTTCTGGACACAGAACGCCGCGCCGAGTTCATCCAAAAGAACAAGGCCGGTCAAGAGCGCGATCGTTCCAATTACGACGCCATGCAGGCAAATCGAAAACTGGTTCCGTACACCGAGGCGCTCGCACGGCGATTCCAGACGGATTGGAAGTCGGTACGAATCGACAAGCCGGCGTTCCTGGGTACGCGCGTCCTTGAAGATTTTCCACTCAGCGAACTGGTTCCGTATATCGATTGGTCCCCGTTCTTCATGACCTGGGAACTTCGTGGAAAATACCCCAAGATCTTCAAAGATCCTGTGGTCGGCGAGCAGGCCCAGAAGGTGTTCGACGACGCTCAAGAGTTGCTGACCCGTATCGTCAACGAGAAACTGCTCAAGGCAAATGCCATTTATGGGTTCTGGCGCGCTTCGACCGATGGCGACGACATCATCGTCCAGCACAATCCCGACGCGACGTCTGGTGCATCCGACTTGCGCTTCTCGATGCTGCGTCAGCAGTGGGAACGACCGGGCCAGGCCGATTTCCGTTCGCTCGCGGATTACATCGCGCCGACGTCATCAGGCCGTGAAGATCACATCGGTGCATTCGCCGTCACGACGGGAATCGGTTGCGACGAACTTGCCAACAAGTTCCAAAACGAATTGCACGATGACTATCTTTCGATCATGACCAAAGCCCTGGCTGATCGACTGGCGGAAGCGTTTGCCGAGTACCTGCACCATCGTGCCCGCAATGACTGGGGCTATGGTCAGGAAGAAGGACTTTCGACCAACGACCTGATCGAAGAAAAATATCGAGGGATTCGACCGGCCCATGGTTATCCCGCATGTCCAGATCACACCGAAAAGACGAAACTGTTTGAGCTGCTGGACGTCGAAAAGCAAATCGGTATCAAGCTGACAGAGAGTTTCGCGATGCACCCCGCAGCGAGTGTCAGTGGACTCTATTTCGCTCATCCGGAAGCCCGCTACTTCAGCGTCGATAAGATTACGAAGGATCAAGTTGAAGACTACGCTCGACGCAAGCAGATGCCGCTCGACGTCCTGGAACGGTGGCTATCACCGAATCTGGGGTACGATCATTGA
- a CDS encoding NAD(P)/FAD-dependent oxidoreductase gives MSRRAIVVGGGVIGAACAHYLNLTDWDVTVVERKEFGSGAAHANCGLISPSHVLPIPQPGVIAKSLKGMLFPNSPFAIKPRLDIALWSWLFQFARHCNQRDMLESGETLQRMLNSSRLLYDELIANESLDVEWQTEGVLFPFLHQDGMEHFAETDRLLREHFGLGAVRYDGAELSKLEPALKPELAGGWHYTADAHLKPDKLMSAWKVRLEERGVTIREHHEFLGFGEPAPHNGSSSSHGATRVVTSKGEFEADAFVVATGAWTPLLNQSLGCRVPIQPGKGYSMTMARPKICPKIPMIFEEHRVAVTPWPSGYRLGSIMEFAGYDATLDPKKMAMLRAGAAHYLHEPSAEPVVEEWFGWRPMTPDSLPIIDRCPNFNNVYLAAGHNMLGVSMAPVTGKLIAEMMNGQTPHVPIEPMSLKRF, from the coding sequence GTGAGTCGCCGTGCGATTGTCGTTGGTGGTGGAGTGATCGGGGCCGCTTGTGCGCACTACTTGAACCTGACGGATTGGGATGTCACGGTGGTGGAGCGAAAGGAATTTGGCAGCGGTGCCGCACATGCCAATTGTGGCCTGATCTCACCAAGTCATGTGCTGCCGATTCCGCAACCCGGCGTGATCGCAAAATCATTAAAGGGAATGCTGTTTCCAAACTCGCCCTTCGCGATCAAGCCGCGACTCGACATTGCGCTGTGGAGCTGGTTGTTTCAATTCGCTCGCCACTGCAATCAGCGAGACATGCTCGAGTCAGGTGAGACCCTGCAACGCATGCTGAACTCGTCGCGGTTGCTCTACGACGAACTGATTGCCAACGAATCGCTGGATGTGGAATGGCAGACTGAAGGAGTCCTGTTTCCGTTCCTGCATCAGGATGGGATGGAGCACTTCGCCGAGACCGATCGACTGCTGCGCGAGCACTTTGGCCTGGGGGCAGTGCGGTACGATGGCGCTGAGCTATCAAAACTGGAACCTGCCTTGAAACCAGAGCTTGCCGGCGGGTGGCACTACACCGCCGATGCGCATTTGAAGCCGGACAAGTTGATGTCCGCCTGGAAGGTGCGACTTGAAGAACGCGGTGTGACCATCCGTGAGCACCACGAGTTTCTCGGTTTTGGCGAGCCGGCGCCGCACAACGGTTCAAGCAGCAGTCATGGGGCGACTCGTGTTGTGACATCGAAGGGCGAATTTGAAGCCGACGCCTTCGTGGTGGCAACCGGTGCCTGGACACCCCTGCTGAATCAGTCTTTGGGATGTCGAGTTCCGATCCAGCCGGGCAAAGGCTATTCCATGACGATGGCCCGTCCCAAGATTTGTCCGAAGATTCCGATGATCTTCGAAGAACATCGTGTCGCGGTGACGCCGTGGCCGAGTGGGTACCGGCTAGGGTCGATCATGGAATTTGCTGGCTACGACGCGACCCTCGACCCTAAAAAAATGGCGATGCTGCGTGCCGGGGCCGCGCACTATTTGCATGAGCCTTCGGCTGAGCCCGTTGTTGAAGAATGGTTCGGCTGGCGTCCCATGACACCCGACAGCCTGCCGATTATCGACCGCTGTCCGAATTTCAATAATGTGTATCTCGCCGCCGGGCACAATATGCTTGGCGTTTCGATGGCTCCAGTGACCGGAAAGCTCATCGCAGAGATGATGAACGGACAAACGCCGCATGTTCCGATCGAACCGATGTCACTCAAGCGGTTCTAG
- a CDS encoding DUF1559 family PulG-like putative transporter gives MRRFSKLIPLGLLIAVLAILIPAILHSREAARRSQSKNNLKQFCLAFQNYNDVFSTLPPGGTFDSNGNAHHSWSTFLDPFLSSDPWYTFVNGTPLSISICRGMTPRMSAYSSWEATPLKACRTPAFLHNSLRMVFA, from the coding sequence ATGAGGCGATTCAGTAAGCTGATTCCGCTTGGCTTGTTGATCGCCGTGCTCGCGATTTTGATACCTGCAATCCTGCATTCGCGAGAGGCAGCGCGTCGATCACAGTCGAAAAACAATCTCAAACAGTTCTGTCTGGCGTTCCAAAACTACAACGATGTATTCAGTACGTTGCCGCCAGGAGGTACGTTCGACTCTAACGGCAACGCACACCACAGTTGGAGTACGTTTCTCGATCCATTTCTGTCATCGGATCCTTGGTACACCTTTGTCAATGGTACACCTTTGTCAATTTCAATTTGCCGTGGGATGACCCCGAGAATGTCAGCGTATTCCTCCTGGGAAGCTACGCCATTAAAAGCCTGCAGAACCCCAGCATTTCTGCACAATTCTCTCCGGATGGTTTTCGCCTGA
- the dcd gene encoding dCTP deaminase produces MILTGEEIKAQLGKNIVIDPFDPAMLNPNSYNLHLHDELLVYEEIVLDVKRPNRFRRHLIPPEGFVMQPRQLYLGRTVERTETHNLVPMLEGRSSIGRLGLFVHVTAGVGDVGFCGYWTLELYAVHPIRIYAGLPICQIIYQTLLGEISEYRTGKYQNNQDIQPSLLFKELQSPLKDPQMRLAFGQETSE; encoded by the coding sequence ATGATTTTAACCGGCGAAGAAATCAAAGCTCAGTTGGGAAAGAATATCGTCATCGATCCATTCGATCCGGCGATGCTCAATCCCAATAGCTACAACCTGCACCTTCATGACGAATTGCTGGTCTATGAAGAGATCGTGCTGGACGTCAAACGGCCCAATCGATTTCGGCGACATCTGATTCCGCCGGAAGGGTTCGTGATGCAACCGCGGCAGTTGTATCTCGGTCGTACTGTTGAAAGAACCGAGACCCACAATCTGGTCCCGATGCTGGAAGGACGCTCATCCATCGGTCGGCTTGGATTGTTCGTACATGTCACCGCAGGTGTGGGAGACGTGGGGTTCTGCGGGTACTGGACGTTGGAACTTTACGCCGTGCATCCGATCCGCATTTATGCGGGATTGCCCATCTGCCAGATCATCTACCAGACCCTGTTGGGTGAAATTTCGGAATACCGTACCGGCAAGTATCAGAACAATCAGGACATTCAGCCCAGCCTGTTGTTCAAAGAATTGCAATCACCCTTGAAAGACCCGCAAATGCGACTCGCATTTGGGCAAGAGACCTCCGAGTAA
- a CDS encoding M14 family metallopeptidase, which produces MTVTRQIVKPANLDLESPGRRDYWVALEHDTMWGAQLIPLTVWVGPKAQTGRGLVAIGSTHGNEYEGPVVLKELLGEINTADVTGRIIFIPVLNVEAFRSGTRDSVDADRVNLNRAFVDGAGKQSGLAGITHRMAAFIRDYIWPNVHVVIDLHSGGNQIRFDICASFHPVDDPDQHRKIAETARWFGAPLIMIYQNNTPGLLTSEAERLGKITIGTELGWGEAVLRKGVTYARQGVLAAAIHHGQLQGTIAPIAHHADGTQKCAAIVDFECYVAAPFAGHYEEVLPCGQRVKRGELVGRLHDFARIDEPAWPVCAGVDGVVVAQAWSAKVRQGQFILCVGREQPWPLPQ; this is translated from the coding sequence ATGACGGTGACCCGACAGATTGTCAAACCCGCAAATCTCGACCTCGAATCACCCGGCCGACGTGACTATTGGGTGGCACTCGAACACGACACCATGTGGGGAGCTCAACTGATCCCTCTGACCGTTTGGGTCGGCCCCAAGGCCCAAACCGGACGCGGACTGGTTGCGATCGGTTCGACCCATGGAAATGAATACGAAGGCCCAGTCGTTCTTAAGGAACTTCTTGGCGAAATCAATACGGCGGACGTCACAGGTCGGATCATCTTCATCCCCGTCCTTAACGTAGAAGCCTTTCGATCGGGGACACGGGATAGCGTTGACGCCGACCGCGTCAATCTCAATCGCGCATTCGTCGACGGCGCCGGTAAGCAATCGGGACTGGCCGGAATTACGCATCGAATGGCGGCATTTATTCGCGACTACATCTGGCCGAACGTGCATGTCGTCATCGATTTGCACTCGGGTGGAAACCAGATCCGCTTCGATATCTGCGCCAGCTTCCATCCTGTTGACGATCCGGATCAGCATCGCAAGATCGCGGAAACGGCACGCTGGTTCGGCGCTCCGCTGATCATGATCTATCAGAACAACACCCCGGGACTGCTGACGAGCGAAGCCGAACGACTCGGCAAAATCACCATCGGTACGGAATTGGGATGGGGCGAAGCGGTGCTGCGAAAGGGCGTCACCTATGCGCGGCAGGGTGTCCTTGCCGCGGCGATCCACCACGGGCAACTGCAGGGCACGATCGCCCCCATCGCGCACCACGCGGACGGAACCCAGAAGTGCGCCGCCATCGTGGACTTTGAATGCTATGTCGCCGCGCCGTTCGCCGGTCACTATGAAGAAGTTCTGCCTTGCGGACAGCGAGTCAAGCGAGGTGAATTGGTCGGACGTCTCCATGACTTTGCCCGAATCGATGAGCCAGCGTGGCCGGTCTGCGCCGGCGTCGACGGCGTCGTCGTCGCGCAGGCTTGGAGTGCAAAAGTTCGACAAGGACAGTTCATTCTGTGCGTGGGCCGCGAACAGCCATGGCCTTTACCTCAATAA
- a CDS encoding acyl-CoA thioesterase, whose amino-acid sequence MSYHYLAKHRVEFFETDLAGIVHFANFYRFMEQAEHEFFRSMGLKIHATLPDGTVFGWPRVSATCSFKSPAYYEDEVEIRITILRLTRRSLTMTYEFQRDGVVLALGEMKTAFCVFSADGKLASSEMPDDYFEKLTRDSIA is encoded by the coding sequence ATGAGCTACCATTATCTTGCGAAACACCGTGTCGAGTTTTTTGAGACCGATCTGGCCGGGATTGTGCATTTCGCCAATTTCTACCGGTTTATGGAACAGGCCGAGCACGAATTCTTTCGGTCGATGGGCCTGAAGATTCATGCGACCCTGCCCGATGGCACCGTCTTCGGCTGGCCTCGTGTGTCGGCGACCTGTTCCTTCAAGTCCCCCGCCTATTACGAAGACGAAGTGGAAATCCGAATTACGATTCTTCGTCTCACCCGGCGCTCGCTGACGATGACGTATGAGTTCCAGCGGGATGGCGTGGTATTGGCTTTGGGCGAGATGAAGACCGCGTTCTGCGTGTTTTCGGCCGATGGGAAGCTGGCTTCGTCGGAAATGCCAGATGACTATTTCGAGAAGCTGACAAGAGATTCGATTGCTTGA